A DNA window from Solanum lycopersicum chromosome 3, SLM_r2.1 contains the following coding sequences:
- the LOC138347481 gene encoding uncharacterized protein, which translates to MDISVDFHVYINIYIHIDNQVCVYQNIDVYIDVDINLDVHVDIEVFVDTNINNNVNIDVDVYIDVNIDDDVDVHFYVHVDVFASIHVYIDVCINIHVDINVDDHIHVDVYVDVHIYFHVDVYVDVDVYVDANVYIYVDIHIYPNICIDVCVNVHIDVDVHIHADIYGYVINELDINVHFDVGVDVNIDIHIHIDVYVDFHVDFHVNIHIDVHVDINSDIEIDIDVDFDVNVDVLYIVHVHIYVDIDVHTNFPVDIYVYIPIEVHT; encoded by the exons ATGGATATTAGTGTTGACTTTCATGTTTATATTAACATTTACATTCACATTGACAATCAAGTTTGCGTTTACCAAAATATTGATGTTTATATTGACGTTGACATTAACCTTgacgttcatgttgacattgaAGTTTTTGTTGACACTAACATTAACAATAACGTTAACATTGATGTTGACGTGTACATTGACGTTAacattgatgatgatgttgatgttcacTTTTATGTTCAC GTTGACGTTTTCGCTAGCATTCACGTTTACATTGATGTTTGTATTAACATTCACGTTGACATTAATGTTGACGATCACATTCAcgttgatgtttatgttgacgttcacatttattttcatgttgatgtttacgTTGATGTTGACGTTTACGTTGACGCTAATgtttacatttatgttgatattcatatttatcCTAACATTTGCATTGACGTCTGTGTTAacgttcacattgatgttgacgttcacattcacGCTGACATTTATGGCTATGTTATTAATGAGCTTGACATTAACGTTCACTTTGATGTTGGCGTTGACGTTAATATTGATATTCACATTCACATTGATGTCTACGTTGACTTTCACGTTGATTTTCATGTTAACATTCATATTGACGTTCACGTTGACATTAACAGTGACATTGaaattgacattgatgttgactTTGATGTTAATGTTGATGTCCTTTATATTGTTCACGTTCACATTtacgttgacattgacgttcacacTAACTTTCCAGTTGACATTTACGTTTATATTCCTATTGAAGTTCATACATAA